A portion of the Ferroacidibacillus organovorans genome contains these proteins:
- a CDS encoding class I SAM-dependent methyltransferase — translation MHNKNEVRLYRAFEDKHRGSRELITSRLQVYIPWILPLLDVYSERQVMDLGCGRGEWLELLKKNGFQAVGVDLDRGMLEACVERGLTVFEKDALTALRELSDESQLIVSGFHIAEHLPFDVLSDLVCEAVRVLKPGGLLILETPNPENIKVATANFYLDPTHQRPIPQQLLVFLAEYFGFSRVKILRLQESKEIHEKSSVALLDVIDGVSPDYSMIAQKKASYEVLNRFDGYFSQEYGITLESLTEKFEQRLAHIETKTQEASSFTREAVDWVIKAQINAERIENKLIDAELRMERAETSAKEAFLRAEKFEAQASEALLKIERAETRTLEAESRASYFEVRSKELENRMKQMEADVQNAWHHYSMVVNSHSWKTTYPLRLAGKAARWFVRGSIAWITFAPSSRPRRILRITLIALKRKIQSNYKLKALALRFLTRFPSLKERLKRVGDDQRYYSGVGTVHQSNHSIENLNSSARKIYKDLKASIEKNKE, via the coding sequence ATGCATAATAAAAATGAGGTTCGCTTATATCGAGCGTTTGAAGATAAACATCGAGGCTCACGTGAACTCATTACGTCGAGGTTACAAGTGTATATTCCATGGATTCTTCCATTACTTGATGTTTATAGTGAGCGCCAAGTGATGGATCTGGGGTGTGGCCGCGGAGAATGGCTTGAATTATTGAAGAAAAATGGCTTTCAGGCAGTTGGCGTTGATTTGGATCGCGGGATGTTAGAAGCCTGTGTAGAGCGTGGATTGACTGTATTTGAGAAAGATGCGCTAACCGCATTAAGAGAACTTTCTGATGAAAGTCAGCTCATTGTTTCTGGATTTCATATTGCTGAACATCTACCATTTGATGTATTAAGTGATCTGGTTTGTGAGGCAGTTCGCGTTTTAAAACCAGGTGGGTTACTCATTCTTGAAACACCCAATCCAGAGAATATCAAGGTTGCCACAGCCAATTTTTATCTTGACCCGACGCATCAACGTCCTATACCGCAACAGTTGCTGGTTTTTCTTGCGGAGTATTTTGGTTTTTCTAGAGTGAAAATCCTTCGTTTGCAGGAATCGAAAGAGATTCATGAAAAATCTTCTGTAGCGTTACTTGATGTGATCGATGGTGTTAGCCCGGACTATTCAATGATAGCGCAAAAAAAAGCTTCGTACGAAGTTTTAAATCGATTTGATGGATATTTTAGTCAAGAATACGGGATCACCTTGGAATCTTTAACTGAGAAATTTGAACAACGTCTTGCACATATAGAAACAAAAACTCAGGAAGCTAGTTCTTTCACACGTGAGGCTGTTGATTGGGTAATTAAAGCCCAGATTAACGCTGAACGTATCGAAAATAAATTGATTGATGCGGAATTACGAATGGAACGGGCTGAAACAAGTGCGAAAGAAGCGTTTTTACGAGCAGAGAAGTTCGAAGCACAAGCGAGTGAAGCATTATTAAAAATCGAACGTGCTGAAACGAGAACACTTGAAGCCGAATCACGCGCATCGTATTTTGAAGTGAGATCGAAAGAGTTAGAGAATCGTATGAAACAAATGGAAGCTGATGTCCAAAATGCTTGGCACCATTATTCTATGGTCGTAAACAGTCATTCATGGAAAACCACGTATCCTTTACGGTTAGCAGGTAAAGCAGCAAGATGGTTTGTGCGAGGCAGCATTGCGTGGATAACATTTGCTCCTTCTAGCCGTCCGAGACGTATTTTGCGTATTACTTTGATAGCGTTAAAGCGTAAAATCCAAAGTAATTATAAACTAAAGGCTCTTGCACTGCGTTTTCTGACACGCTTTCCTAGTTTAAAAGAACGTTTAAAAAGAGTAGGGGACGATCAGCGATATTACAGTGGAGTTGGAACTGTTCATCAATCAAATCATTCAATAGAAAATCTTAATTCCAGTGCAAGAAAGATCTATAAAGATCTTAAAGCCTCAATCGAAAAAAATAAGGAGTAA
- a CDS encoding ABC transporter ATP-binding protein, which produces MVNTEKVIRVQNVSKSFRVHTERNSTLKERVLYAGRAKYRDFVALRDVSLEVTRGESLGLIGVNGSGKSTLLKLMSKILYPDSGSVDVRGRVSSLLELGAGFHPDFSGRENVFMNGALLGLSRKEIRDKFDEIIDFSELGDFIDEPVRSYSSGMYMRLAFSVAVAVDPEIILIDEILAVGDAAFQAKCMNRLRTLRARDTTIIIVTHDTAAVERFCDRVVWMHDSRVKMEGKPINCIQSYLATVFKASNEGSNAMSFERSDTSEISEEIRSINDRVSSEATDAGHRWGTGDVSIDEVVVTSSAGQGLVQCGEPLDITIRFSVKQAVSDVDFGIGIFTADDVQCYGTNTRLDRYDTISLVQGSGSITFHSTDFCLLPGSYWIDVACSAADTQAHDYWRRATQIQVYSDINDVGLCRVPHEWALSIDS; this is translated from the coding sequence ATGGTTAATACCGAAAAAGTGATTCGAGTCCAAAATGTATCCAAAAGTTTTCGCGTTCATACGGAGAGAAACAGTACGCTCAAAGAGCGTGTGCTTTATGCGGGGCGTGCAAAGTATCGGGATTTTGTGGCTTTGCGTGATGTCAGTTTAGAAGTCACGAGAGGCGAATCTTTGGGTTTAATCGGCGTTAATGGATCTGGGAAGAGTACACTCCTCAAACTCATGAGCAAAATTTTGTATCCTGACTCTGGTTCTGTGGATGTACGCGGACGTGTTTCAAGTCTTCTGGAATTGGGCGCTGGGTTTCATCCGGATTTTTCAGGCAGAGAAAATGTATTTATGAACGGTGCGCTTTTAGGTTTGTCGCGAAAAGAAATTCGGGATAAATTTGATGAGATCATCGATTTCTCAGAACTCGGGGATTTTATTGACGAACCTGTTCGGAGCTATTCTTCGGGGATGTATATGCGACTCGCATTTTCAGTTGCGGTTGCTGTCGACCCAGAAATCATCCTGATTGATGAAATTCTGGCTGTAGGTGACGCCGCATTTCAGGCGAAGTGCATGAATCGATTAAGAACGCTTAGGGCGAGAGACACAACGATCATTATCGTCACTCACGATACTGCAGCAGTTGAGCGATTTTGCGATCGAGTCGTATGGATGCATGATTCGCGTGTTAAAATGGAAGGCAAACCAATTAACTGCATCCAATCGTATTTAGCCACTGTATTCAAAGCGTCCAACGAAGGATCAAATGCGATGTCCTTTGAGCGTTCGGATACTAGCGAGATATCTGAAGAGATACGTTCGATAAACGATAGGGTCTCTAGTGAAGCAACTGATGCTGGACATCGTTGGGGTACGGGGGACGTGTCGATTGATGAAGTCGTCGTTACATCAAGTGCTGGGCAGGGTCTAGTGCAATGCGGCGAACCGCTGGATATAACCATTCGATTCAGCGTCAAGCAGGCGGTGAGTGATGTTGACTTTGGTATAGGAATTTTCACGGCAGACGATGTGCAATGTTATGGGACAAACACGCGATTGGATCGATATGATACGATATCCTTAGTTCAAGGTAGCGGATCAATTACATTTCATTCCACAGATTTCTGTTTGTTGCCCGGTTCCTATTGGATTGATGTCGCATGCAGTGCCGCAGATACACAAGCGCATGATTATTGGAGAAGAGCCACTCAGATCCAGGTTTACTCTGATATTAACGATGTTGGATTGTGTAGGGTGCCACATGAATGGGCGCTATCGATTGATTCTTGA
- a CDS encoding ABC transporter permease, with protein sequence MVYTFIFSRIMKVTMPHYALFMFIGLLAWNLFATGIQSSASVIVRQGSLVKKIYFPREILPLSVVGGSVINYLLSLAILVPFLFINGYYPTMNWLYVPLILLMETIFTVGLALLLSSLTVYLRDIEHMLGIFLMLWFYLTPVIYSLKILSPGIAQLFKLNPMSDVVLSFQSTLYYNESPHWKLFLYGYGISVVVLIFGWWLFTRLNRRFAEEV encoded by the coding sequence ATGGTTTACACGTTTATCTTTTCGAGGATTATGAAGGTTACGATGCCTCACTATGCTCTTTTTATGTTTATTGGACTTTTGGCATGGAATTTGTTCGCCACGGGAATTCAATCTTCTGCAAGCGTGATCGTGAGGCAAGGGTCACTTGTAAAGAAGATTTATTTTCCAAGAGAGATTCTCCCGCTTTCTGTTGTGGGAGGCAGTGTCATCAACTATTTGTTATCCCTCGCCATTTTGGTGCCTTTTTTATTCATCAACGGATATTACCCAACTATGAATTGGCTATATGTCCCTCTCATTTTATTGATGGAGACGATTTTTACTGTAGGGTTAGCTTTGCTGTTATCTTCGCTCACCGTATACTTGCGAGATATTGAACATATGCTTGGAATCTTTTTGATGTTATGGTTTTATCTCACACCTGTCATCTATTCTCTTAAAATATTATCTCCAGGTATTGCTCAGTTGTTTAAATTAAATCCAATGTCTGACGTTGTCTTATCCTTTCAATCAACACTGTATTACAATGAAAGTCCGCACTGGAAGCTGTTTCTTTATGGATATGGAATATCGGTTGTTGTGTTAATTTTTGGTTGGTGGCTCTTTACGCGACTGAATCGCCGTTTTGCTGAGGAGGTATAA